One genomic region from Mytilus trossulus isolate FHL-02 chromosome 9, PNRI_Mtr1.1.1.hap1, whole genome shotgun sequence encodes:
- the LOC134684068 gene encoding uncharacterized protein LOC134684068 yields MDEYSIKLLSWIGISLVTTYRSYLSKPPILRKEEDCPDCDDIKQNKGLLCLPEPSKEQISMNLIKQDTDNLMKWIRGDVQIIQKLMKGNDKKIPEWTKGETDTFHESMKFQIVSFNRQPSLLTYQIIVVQNLTTDQETLIKWVEENDKSCTVCSEEDKRILTEWIGDNQQTITESIMKKVKSQKY; encoded by the exons ATGGACGAATATTCAATAAAG TTATTATCGTGGATCGGTATATCATTAGTTACTACGTATCGGAGTTATTTGTCCAAACCACCTATACTTAGAAAAGAAGAAGATTGTCCTGATTGtgatgatataaaacaaaataaaggtttGCTATGTTTACCCGAACCGTCAAAAGaacaaatatcaatgaatttgataaaacaaGACACAGATAATTTGATGAAATGGATCAGAGGAGACGtccaaataatacaaaaattgatGAAAGGAAACGACAAAAAAATACCCGAATGGACGAAAGGAGAAACAGACACATTTCATGAATCCATGAAGTTTCAAATAGTATCATTTAACAGACAACCATCGTTATTAACGTACCAAATTATAGTTGTACAAAACTTAACAACCGATCAAGAAACGTTAATAAAATGGGTTGAAGAAAACGACAAATCGTGTACTGTGTGTAGCGAAGAAGACAAGAGAATATTGACAGAATGGATAGGTGACAATCAACAAACTATAACGGAATCGatcatgaaaaaagtaaaatcacaaaaatactga